The sequence below is a genomic window from Mycobacterium heidelbergense.
GGGCCAGCGCGGCTCGCCCTTGTCGCCCTTGAGGATCGGCACCGGCGGCACGCCGAGCTCGCCCAGCGCGACCCGGGCGCAGTGCCGGACGGTGACGAACTCGTTGCGCCGCTTGGCCACCGACTTGGCGATCAGCGGCTCCTCGTCGGGCAGCGGACTCAGGCCCGGCGGGTCGGAATACACCTCCGCATACGCCAGGTCCCCGGACACCGTGTCGGGCAGTACCGACGACACCAGCGGCCGTCCGGTCATCGCGACTGCCGCTGCCGCAATCGCTCCCGGAACTGCTCGGACTGCCGGCGCATCTCGGGGGTGATCACGAAGTGCCCGCCGAAGTCGTTGAGGTAGCCGGGCGCGTACTGCGGGTCCGGCAGCACCTGGCGCAGCCAGCTGTACGGCTTGCGGCGCCGCCACTCCCGCGGGTAGCCCACCGACACCTCCTCGAAGCGCACCCCGTCGTACCAGGTGGTGCGCGGGATGTGCAGGTGGCCGTACACCGAGCAGACGGCGTTGTAGCGGGTGTGCCAGTCGGCGGTACGAGTGGTCCCGCACCACAGCGAGAACTCCGGGTAGAACAGCGCGTCGCACGGCTCGCGCACCAGCGGGAAGTGGTTCACCAGGACCGTCGGCGTCATCCAGTCGAGCTGTTCGAGGCGGGCGCGGGTGGCGGCCAGCCGCTCGCGGCACCACTCGTCGCGGGTGGGGTACGGCTCGGGCGAGAGCAGAAACTCGTCGGTGGCCACCACGCTGCGCTGCCGCGCGATGGCCAGGCCCTCGGCTTTGCTCGTCGCCCCCTCGGGCAAGAAGGTGTAGTCGTAGAGCAGGAACATCGGCACGATCGTGGCCGGGCCGCCGCGCTCGGTCCACACCGGGAACGGATGCTCGGGCGTGACCACGCCCAGCTCGTCGCACAGGGCGACCAGGTAGTCGTAGCGCGCCCGGCCGAAGACCTGCGCGGGGTCGCGGTTGGTGGTCCACAGCTCGTGGTTGCCCGGCACCCAGATGACCTTGGCGAACCGGCGTCGCAGCAGGTCAAGCGTCCAGCGGATCTCGTCGGTGCGTTCGGCGACGTCGCCGGCGACGATCAGCCAGTCGTCCGGCGACGACGGGTGCAGCGATTCGGCGACCGGCTTGTTGCCCAGGTGACCGGTGTGCAGGTCGGAGACCGCCCACAGCGTCGGCTTTCCGCCGTTGGCCGAGCCCTGGGTTGTCACGAGTAACCAGCCTAGTGACTCGCGTTCGGGTGGGCCGTTTCGCGGCCTCCGCGCGGCCCGCCGGCGGCGCGTGCTGCCGGCCGAATTAGAACAAGTTCAGGTTTCACTGTGACTGCGAGCACGCGACTTGTACACTGCCCGGCAAGGGACCGCCGAAGCACAAGGGGTGTCGCGTTGATCAAGGTGCGTCTGATCGGAGCGCTGGGTGCGCTGATCACAGCGATCGTCGGGGGCACGGTGGGTTGGCAGGGCGTCGCGCCGGGCCCCGGCGGGGGTGGGCCCGTGGAGCTGCGGTCGACGGCCGCGCCGATGGAAACCACGATGAAGAGCCCCATCGTCGCGACGACCGACCCGCGCCCCTTCGACGCGTGCGAGGACATCCCGTTCGACGCCGTGCAGCGCCTGGGGCTGGCGTTCACGCCCCCCGAACACGAGGACGGGCTCCGCTGCCACTTCGACGCGGGCAACTATCAGATGGCGGT
It includes:
- a CDS encoding DUF3558 domain-containing protein, with protein sequence MIKVRLIGALGALITAIVGGTVGWQGVAPGPGGGGPVELRSTAAPMETTMKSPIVATTDPRPFDACEDIPFDAVQRLGLAFTPPEHEDGLRCHFDAGNYQMAVEPIIWRTYAETLPADAVETTIQGHRAAQYWVLKPTYHNSYWYFSCMVAFKTSYGVIQQSLFFSTVYSNPEVDCMSTNLQRANDLAPYYKF
- a CDS encoding metallophosphoesterase family protein — translated: MTTQGSANGGKPTLWAVSDLHTGHLGNKPVAESLHPSSPDDWLIVAGDVAERTDEIRWTLDLLRRRFAKVIWVPGNHELWTTNRDPAQVFGRARYDYLVALCDELGVVTPEHPFPVWTERGGPATIVPMFLLYDYTFLPEGATSKAEGLAIARQRSVVATDEFLLSPEPYPTRDEWCRERLAATRARLEQLDWMTPTVLVNHFPLVREPCDALFYPEFSLWCGTTRTADWHTRYNAVCSVYGHLHIPRTTWYDGVRFEEVSVGYPREWRRRKPYSWLRQVLPDPQYAPGYLNDFGGHFVITPEMRRQSEQFRERLRQRQSR